The proteins below are encoded in one region of Pelotomaculum isophthalicicum JI:
- a CDS encoding S-layer homology domain-containing protein has product MRAKGEHEKVQKYFLSVLIAACLTLLFSCAAVAGEIVLSVNTDKAGYLPGENVTITGAMQSGGKGLQGDLALQINDPGGTPAAVEMVRTDAQGSFSFKYQLGTDNVKSGNYTVYLAIGDYKASTSFTVSSTGTNSGSNDNGGGGSSSGSSTSTATTSSGNVFTAADFQKAISAANAGSVVMHDIEMKNGVASLSIEPGVFTALSQQQKSLAFRAGEVTLQIPPGALNKEDLDKLAGAAAAGVKLTIAEEERSGAGSFLVSGLSCAKLLSLSMDMVAGGQTTGNVEQFAAPVTVQIKLSASELAGLDPDLLGVYYLNPASGKAEYLGGKIDTSTGIVTFSTSHFSGFAVMECKKSYTDVQSTHWAYRDILIMGAKHVMEGTSLNSFAPEDSVTRAQFAAMIVRSMGLKTSGPEPGFGDVTPDKWYYKEVTAAYQNGLVGGYDAATFGPDDPVTREQIAAMLIRALNKLGKAPVLGQDEAGTILNNYNDKESISGWAKESTAAAVKIGLVKGRGADNIAPKATATRAEGAALLKRFMQNAGLI; this is encoded by the coding sequence ATGAGAGCTAAAGGTGAACATGAAAAAGTTCAAAAGTATTTCTTATCGGTTCTAATTGCCGCTTGCTTGACCTTGTTATTTTCTTGCGCTGCAGTTGCAGGGGAGATTGTGTTAAGTGTTAATACTGATAAAGCCGGCTACTTGCCAGGTGAAAATGTTACCATTACCGGCGCAATGCAATCCGGCGGTAAAGGTTTGCAGGGAGATCTGGCCTTGCAAATAAATGATCCCGGTGGAACTCCTGCGGCGGTGGAAATGGTGAGAACGGACGCTCAGGGTAGTTTCTCATTCAAATATCAGCTTGGCACAGATAATGTGAAGTCAGGGAATTACACTGTTTATCTGGCCATCGGAGATTACAAGGCCAGTACGTCATTTACTGTTTCATCAACCGGCACAAACTCCGGTAGTAATGATAACGGCGGTGGTGGTAGCAGTAGTGGTAGTAGTACTTCAACAGCGACGACATCTTCCGGCAATGTTTTCACTGCCGCTGATTTTCAGAAAGCAATAAGCGCAGCAAATGCCGGCAGCGTCGTTATGCATGACATTGAAATGAAGAACGGTGTTGCTTCCCTTTCTATCGAGCCAGGAGTTTTCACCGCATTGAGCCAGCAGCAAAAGAGCCTGGCTTTCCGTGCCGGTGAAGTAACCTTGCAAATTCCTCCAGGTGCGCTGAACAAAGAGGACCTGGATAAACTGGCCGGTGCTGCCGCCGCTGGAGTGAAGTTGACTATTGCTGAAGAGGAGCGATCCGGAGCGGGCAGTTTTCTGGTGAGCGGTCTTTCCTGTGCAAAATTGCTGAGTCTGTCTATGGACATGGTAGCAGGTGGCCAAACAACGGGAAATGTGGAACAATTCGCAGCGCCTGTGACCGTTCAAATTAAATTGTCTGCCAGTGAACTGGCCGGGCTGGACCCAGACCTGCTTGGCGTTTACTATCTCAATCCGGCGTCCGGCAAGGCGGAGTACCTGGGCGGAAAAATCGATACAAGTACCGGGATCGTTACTTTCAGCACCAGTCACTTCTCCGGCTTCGCCGTAATGGAATGCAAAAAATCTTACACCGACGTGCAGTCCACTCACTGGGCATACCGGGATATTTTAATCATGGGCGCTAAACATGTCATGGAAGGAACCTCCTTGAACAGTTTTGCCCCGGAAGACAGTGTAACCCGGGCGCAATTTGCCGCCATGATAGTCCGTTCAATGGGCCTGAAAACAAGCGGTCCGGAACCTGGCTTCGGGGATGTTACACCGGACAAGTGGTACTATAAGGAAGTAACGGCTGCCTATCAAAACGGACTGGTGGGCGGTTATGACGCTGCCACCTTCGGGCCGGATGACCCTGTTACCAGGGAGCAGATTGCAGCCATGCTTATACGGGCGCTGAATAAGCTGGGCAAAGCACCTGTCCTCGGTCAGGACGAAGCCGGGACAATATTAAATAACTATAACGATAAAGAAAGCATTAGCGGCTGGGCTAAGGAAAGTACTGCCGCGGCCGTTAAAATTGGCCTGGTGAAAGGACGCGGCGCAGACAATATTGCGCCCAAGGCGACGGCCACACGGGCGGAAGGTGCGGCGTTGCTAAAGAGATTCATGCAAAACGCGGGGCTAATCTAA
- a CDS encoding dockerin type I domain-containing protein, whose protein sequence is MGKFRSTIFICILLSLFFSVPSFAPGEPMIPAAYWGSIKYNNGVPVSSGTLEAVVDGVVCGSIAVNNGFYGQTGTGQKLVVQGNNLEPGDTVYFRVNTGGRVINASESVDWQSGDTRPVNLTLQSAGIIGDVNGDGMVGGLDFSALLAAWNKKEGESGYNNLCDFNGDKTTGGLDFSIMLQNWNKSVY, encoded by the coding sequence TTGGGTAAGTTCAGAAGCACAATTTTTATTTGTATATTGTTGTCATTGTTTTTTTCGGTACCGTCTTTTGCCCCCGGTGAACCGATGATTCCCGCGGCATACTGGGGTAGTATCAAGTATAACAATGGCGTTCCAGTTTCATCTGGCACCCTTGAGGCGGTGGTAGATGGTGTTGTTTGTGGTTCGATAGCCGTTAACAACGGGTTTTATGGACAGACAGGGACAGGGCAGAAACTTGTGGTGCAGGGAAATAATCTCGAACCCGGTGATACAGTATATTTCCGGGTTAACACAGGCGGCAGGGTAATAAATGCGTCAGAAAGCGTAGACTGGCAGTCCGGCGACACCCGTCCAGTCAATCTAACGCTGCAATCTGCCGGCATTATTGGAGATGTTAACGGAGACGGTATGGTCGGTGGACTTGATTTTTCTGCCTTGCTGGCTGCCTGGAATAAAAAGGAGGGGGAAAGCGGCTATAACAACCTTTGTGATTTCAACGGGGATAAAACAACAGGCGGGCTGGATTTTAGTATAATGCTGCAAAATTGGAATAAATCAGTATATTAA
- a CDS encoding vWA domain-containing protein, with protein sequence MNLQTSSLRSISLAQRIMLLFVFALLLAMVVCVPAYASLSNVTVNADNPTNPTVYAVSDYTFSFSDSSGMSVSDDVYIAFAPGFDVSSINLNAVTMTVSGNVYQAPARLEGSTLIVTVPENVAAGQDVSLVIKGIKNASYIGSNYFAEIYLSSNLSYARPASVNLVAPKLVIKPDLDTIEVYLRDKLTLELQDSKGNPLNAPYDVYVNSFKVNDSFYYSDEFYPDIANVSKCSGIYIKANSSSAVLYYRPMSTGTKKITAYTYSFNGVNANSTKDINVTPASQVKSWLALVNDTGSLTVGQPGKFEVQVNYTDQYGNPVDRPSDLTVSLAATQFGGGTANGKLYKADENGFITNFEITGNVVVPKDQSSIIFYYVDTKSTSYNGYRVFLNAAADSYTGANMEISVYPGNASVLKAVPANGAAKPVGDTFALNIQLLDQYGNPANAQPYTGNYPTSLTADLKSSSGTGSFYEDSYAEEKISQITFPYDWWTGSNGQNKTVYYKDTTAGDVTVSAEVYYLQSETASLKVLPLPGSVDISSGMSNWILKQRGKVTVTLKDANGGIYTVPNELTGGINVILNANPDGNYYDDPVGGNELSYIWNYGGRVVNIPAGKSGADVYFAPASAGKNVLSAMVQGNGNTTPGKLEIDIVPTGGVRLQMSGPLSFLAGQPGKVTVYVKDQYGNPVNLTSELTVNLSAFQNNGDSVTGQVYGAQVLNTPNRKADIVWVLDNTGSMSDKQNAVANNISEFCNQLASSGMDYNLGYLRYNDYTGTVLNTFSNGNLFTSNANEFSQSILATSNNTNGSTEYTMGAVQAALNYPFRSDAEKYIIVVTDEQGDDNGLESSTEANARANDARVYAIWNTYDANYSQIDELVNNTGGMQVDISGNWSTALASIGSDIAESTAPTSNVIDHVVIPAGKSSATFYYQDTTSTIGTNYSVNIEAEGGNLESAQTGVTINPLETGKVSIKPVNGTYQKAGDAFTLAVQLVDQYGNPAAPQRTPLTLELGTTSATGKFYSDYWLSNRITQLTMQDYYYNYSQGRYIYYTDTTPGEVTVSASTYEVKSGSATLKVLANPAVSVAIELSSPETSWLINQRGKVTITLKDKSGNVYTVPSEYNYGLEVGLDAKYGNFYSDLVGGWDLPTMWYPDQDWNWHRITYLTIPAGKSSVDIYFAPLNAGQNTLTGSLLGYSVTSNTFTVNANAAGGVRVVFDQSCLCFTAGKAETVNVQVIDQYGNPVPQASDLTVNLYTETGDGTPSTTGKFYSSIKADGTPDGSPVTSIIIPKGSDSASVYYYDTKTTGQNYSLYLGLNAAPVNGSLTPAEVYPANSSRLQVKVKDYNVYNVKVAGGDTWQVAGPGGDTQDLQSGMPFPMTVSIVDAQGNPVPQPSRLVVNLSTVSGSVYGKFYLDKVMTMPVTQIAFDPDYYYCFPGYEQEDGGSGYYDIEHGGVVNLYIKADGTGSATVNAKASGLVDGNYDISVYAANSAGLAIHNQYGYIWDENQQQYVMAEESFIEPDQRKAVGVFLIDEKGRPVMAISDTTVTLAADKGAFYANSWSGTEITTCTIPKGVRGTAVFYQAPDTDQGKTFEGDVSLTASKSGLTSAAATMRVGPLPYFGTCLQRGWNIISTPVALERSSLDQLISDPSYIEIAYLFDDSQQKWFPIFKDLASGKWYVDKGLGTANPNFYVKPMEAVYVKVKGYTYTKHCPYRNPSGPYTRAMNPGWNLISPAIDLAEGGFYNDSKKLDQVLANIKGKYTQAVSPGIGMQDAWSYVPDSDASGYKPWMRAGCGYWVYMKESGTLTGFSYTPVKKITSLYSGSSAAADQ encoded by the coding sequence GTGAATTTACAAACTTCTTCTCTGCGAAGCATTTCCTTGGCGCAGAGAATAATGCTCCTTTTTGTATTCGCACTGTTGCTGGCCATGGTAGTATGCGTACCGGCTTACGCCAGTTTGTCCAATGTGACGGTAAATGCGGATAATCCTACAAATCCTACAGTATATGCGGTTTCTGATTATACTTTTAGTTTTAGCGACTCCAGCGGCATGAGTGTAAGCGACGATGTATACATTGCGTTTGCACCGGGTTTTGATGTGAGCAGTATTAATCTTAATGCTGTGACAATGACGGTAAGCGGTAATGTATACCAGGCTCCGGCAAGACTTGAAGGTTCTACGTTGATCGTTACAGTGCCGGAAAATGTCGCTGCCGGTCAAGACGTATCTCTCGTCATTAAAGGAATTAAAAACGCGAGTTATATTGGTAGTAACTATTTCGCTGAAATTTATTTGAGTAGCAATCTTTCGTACGCAAGACCTGCTTCTGTCAACCTGGTCGCTCCAAAACTCGTCATAAAACCGGATCTCGATACTATAGAGGTATACCTGCGTGACAAGTTGACATTAGAGTTGCAGGACAGCAAGGGCAATCCATTAAACGCGCCTTATGATGTTTATGTAAATAGTTTCAAAGTCAATGATTCCTTCTACTACAGTGATGAATTCTATCCCGATATTGCCAACGTAAGCAAGTGCTCTGGTATTTATATTAAAGCAAACAGCTCCAGTGCCGTTCTCTATTACCGGCCGATGTCCACCGGTACTAAAAAAATAACGGCGTACACGTACTCATTTAATGGTGTAAACGCCAACAGCACCAAGGATATCAATGTCACACCGGCAAGTCAGGTGAAAAGCTGGCTGGCTTTAGTGAATGATACAGGCAGCCTGACGGTAGGGCAACCCGGGAAGTTTGAAGTACAGGTCAATTATACCGACCAGTACGGCAACCCGGTTGACAGGCCCAGCGACCTGACGGTAAGCCTGGCGGCCACCCAGTTTGGCGGAGGCACTGCCAACGGAAAGCTGTACAAGGCAGATGAAAATGGGTTCATAACAAACTTTGAGATCACAGGCAATGTGGTGGTTCCGAAAGATCAGTCCAGTATTATCTTCTATTATGTTGACACCAAGTCCACGTCATACAACGGCTACAGGGTTTTTCTGAACGCTGCCGCGGACAGTTATACTGGTGCCAATATGGAGATATCCGTTTACCCGGGCAACGCCAGTGTGCTGAAAGCTGTTCCGGCCAACGGTGCGGCCAAGCCGGTCGGCGATACTTTTGCCTTGAACATCCAGTTGCTCGACCAGTACGGCAACCCGGCTAATGCCCAGCCGTATACCGGTAACTACCCGACTTCATTGACGGCTGATTTAAAGAGTTCGTCAGGTACGGGTAGTTTCTACGAGGATTCTTATGCGGAAGAAAAAATTTCCCAAATAACCTTCCCGTATGACTGGTGGACCGGATCAAACGGTCAGAACAAAACAGTTTATTACAAAGACACTACGGCAGGTGACGTGACAGTATCCGCGGAGGTATACTATCTCCAGTCCGAAACGGCAAGCCTTAAAGTACTTCCGCTGCCCGGATCTGTCGACATCTCTTCCGGCATGTCGAACTGGATTCTCAAACAGCGCGGTAAAGTAACTGTCACCCTCAAAGATGCAAATGGCGGCATTTACACTGTACCAAATGAGTTAACCGGCGGCATCAATGTGATCTTAAATGCCAACCCGGACGGAAATTATTATGACGACCCGGTCGGCGGCAATGAGCTTTCTTATATCTGGAACTACGGCGGCAGGGTGGTAAATATACCGGCTGGCAAGAGCGGCGCCGATGTTTATTTTGCCCCGGCAAGCGCCGGCAAGAATGTTCTTTCGGCCATGGTTCAGGGAAATGGTAATACCACGCCCGGCAAGCTGGAAATAGATATCGTCCCGACCGGCGGGGTCAGACTGCAAATGAGCGGTCCCTTGAGCTTCCTGGCGGGGCAGCCCGGCAAGGTGACGGTATACGTGAAAGACCAGTACGGTAACCCTGTTAACTTAACCAGTGAACTTACCGTCAATCTCTCTGCGTTCCAGAACAACGGCGATTCAGTCACCGGCCAGGTTTACGGCGCGCAAGTGCTTAACACACCCAACCGCAAGGCGGACATCGTCTGGGTGCTGGACAACACCGGGTCTATGTCCGACAAACAAAACGCCGTGGCGAACAATATTTCCGAGTTTTGCAACCAGCTGGCGTCCAGCGGCATGGACTACAACCTGGGCTACCTGCGCTACAATGACTATACCGGCACGGTGTTGAATACGTTTAGCAATGGAAACCTCTTTACCAGTAATGCCAATGAATTCAGCCAGTCGATCCTGGCGACGTCCAACAACACTAATGGCAGCACCGAGTATACCATGGGGGCTGTGCAGGCTGCGTTGAACTATCCCTTCCGCAGCGACGCGGAAAAATATATTATTGTCGTGACTGATGAACAAGGCGATGACAACGGCCTGGAATCTTCAACGGAAGCTAATGCACGCGCTAATGACGCGCGCGTATATGCCATCTGGAACACTTATGATGCCAATTACTCACAAATTGACGAACTGGTTAACAACACCGGCGGCATGCAGGTCGATATCAGCGGGAACTGGAGCACGGCCCTGGCCAGCATCGGCAGCGACATCGCCGAAAGCACCGCTCCGACTTCCAATGTTATTGACCATGTGGTAATTCCCGCCGGGAAGAGCAGCGCCACCTTTTATTATCAGGACACCACCTCTACGATTGGCACCAACTATAGTGTAAATATCGAGGCCGAAGGCGGCAACCTGGAGAGCGCCCAGACCGGCGTCACCATCAACCCCCTTGAAACCGGTAAGGTTTCCATCAAGCCGGTTAACGGGACCTATCAAAAGGCCGGCGATGCATTCACTCTGGCCGTTCAACTGGTTGACCAGTACGGTAACCCGGCTGCACCGCAGCGCACACCGCTTACCTTGGAACTGGGGACAACTTCGGCAACAGGTAAATTCTATAGCGATTATTGGCTTAGCAACAGGATTACCCAGTTGACTATGCAAGATTATTATTACAATTACAGTCAGGGCAGGTATATTTACTATACCGATACCACGCCGGGCGAAGTAACAGTATCAGCTTCAACGTATGAAGTAAAGAGCGGCTCGGCCACCCTGAAAGTGCTGGCAAACCCTGCCGTCAGCGTTGCAATTGAACTTTCTTCCCCGGAAACAAGCTGGCTGATTAACCAGCGCGGCAAAGTGACAATTACGCTGAAAGATAAAAGCGGCAATGTTTACACCGTGCCTTCCGAGTACAATTACGGCTTGGAAGTAGGCCTGGATGCCAAATACGGCAACTTCTACAGTGATCTCGTCGGCGGCTGGGATTTGCCTACCATGTGGTATCCGGATCAGGATTGGAACTGGCACCGCATCACTTACCTTACTATTCCCGCCGGCAAGAGCAGCGTGGACATTTATTTTGCTCCGCTGAACGCCGGGCAAAACACCCTGACGGGCAGCCTGCTGGGATATAGTGTAACCAGCAATACCTTTACGGTGAATGCCAATGCCGCCGGTGGGGTCAGAGTAGTCTTCGACCAAAGCTGCCTGTGTTTCACTGCCGGCAAGGCCGAGACGGTCAATGTGCAGGTTATCGACCAGTATGGCAATCCTGTGCCCCAGGCAAGTGACTTGACCGTAAATCTTTACACGGAGACAGGTGACGGCACGCCTTCAACGACAGGCAAATTCTACAGCAGCATTAAGGCTGACGGCACACCCGACGGCTCCCCGGTCACATCGATAATTATACCCAAGGGCAGTGACAGCGCTTCTGTCTACTACTACGATACCAAGACAACCGGGCAGAACTACAGCCTGTACCTTGGCTTGAATGCCGCGCCGGTCAACGGCAGCCTGACCCCGGCGGAAGTGTATCCTGCAAACTCAAGCAGGTTGCAGGTGAAGGTAAAGGATTATAATGTTTACAATGTAAAAGTAGCCGGTGGTGATACCTGGCAAGTAGCAGGACCTGGCGGCGACACGCAAGATCTGCAGAGCGGTATGCCTTTCCCAATGACGGTTAGTATTGTCGATGCGCAAGGCAACCCTGTGCCGCAACCTTCCAGGCTGGTGGTAAACCTGTCCACAGTCTCCGGATCGGTTTACGGGAAATTCTATCTGGACAAAGTAATGACTATGCCCGTTACCCAGATTGCCTTTGATCCCGACTATTATTACTGCTTCCCGGGTTATGAGCAGGAAGACGGCGGCAGCGGCTATTACGACATTGAGCACGGCGGCGTTGTAAATCTCTACATTAAGGCTGACGGCACCGGCAGCGCGACCGTGAATGCGAAAGCGAGCGGCCTGGTCGACGGCAACTACGACATCAGTGTATATGCCGCGAATTCAGCAGGTCTTGCCATTCACAATCAATATGGTTATATATGGGACGAAAATCAACAGCAATATGTAATGGCTGAAGAAAGCTTCATCGAGCCGGACCAGCGCAAAGCGGTGGGAGTATTCTTGATTGACGAAAAAGGGCGTCCGGTTATGGCCATAAGCGACACCACAGTCACCCTGGCCGCCGATAAAGGAGCCTTCTATGCCAATAGCTGGAGCGGCACGGAGATTACCACGTGCACTATCCCGAAGGGAGTAAGAGGCACCGCGGTATTCTATCAAGCCCCGGATACGGATCAGGGTAAGACGTTTGAAGGTGATGTAAGTCTAACGGCTTCCAAAAGCGGCCTGACAAGCGCAGCCGCAACCATGAGGGTCGGGCCTTTACCGTATTTCGGCACTTGCCTGCAGCGCGGCTGGAACATCATTTCAACTCCTGTTGCTCTTGAGCGCAGTTCATTGGATCAATTGATCAGTGACCCGAGTTATATTGAAATAGCTTATCTTTTCGATGACTCGCAGCAAAAGTGGTTCCCGATTTTCAAGGATCTCGCCAGCGGAAAATGGTATGTCGACAAGGGGCTGGGCACTGCAAATCCAAACTTTTACGTAAAGCCGATGGAAGCGGTATATGTAAAGGTTAAAGGTTATACTTACACCAAGCATTGCCCGTACCGCAACCCCAGCGGTCCTTATACGCGTGCGATGAACCCCGGGTGGAACCTGATCAGCCCGGCTATCGACCTGGCCGAAGGCGGATTCTATAATGACAGTAAAAAGTTGGATCAGGTCCTGGCTAACATCAAAGGTAAATATACCCAGGCAGTCAGCCCCGGTATCGGCATGCAAGACGCGTGGTCCTATGTGCCTGATTCCGATGCTTCCGGCTATAAGCCCTGGATGAGAGCCGGCTGTGGGTATTGGGTATACATGAAGGAAAGTGGGACACTGACCGGATTTAGCTATACTCCGGTTAAGAAAATCACATCCTTGTATAGTGGTAGTAGCGCCGCTGCTGATCAATAA
- a CDS encoding chitobiase/beta-hexosaminidase C-terminal domain-containing protein, protein MMQRALLLIAGLLVMLLGVSPHLAAGDTPPLPAAYYGSVTYDDGNPVQTGTIEAVIDGAICGQTSISNGFYGSPNTGEQKLVVQYPENIPGKIVCFMVNGVEAGQSVEWQSGTSVRLDLVVNKASLPKVPAFSPNGGIFTNSVTVGIDNIASGCDAYYTLDGSDPTLSGTVYKTPFTLTASGTVKAAVYDSSTGLWSSITSAAFTINKAVGGTVRGSVVPQGLSAGKFAGINVILLSGSQQISSTSTLNDGSYQMDNVTEGIYIVMIKSDKYLSSKINGVSVSAGSTVNLSPVNLLVGDANGDDMIGGLDFSALLSAWNKSEGQSGYNPLNDFNGDKSIGGLDFSLLLQNWNKKGATIP, encoded by the coding sequence ATGATGCAGAGGGCCTTACTATTGATTGCGGGGCTCCTGGTCATGCTTCTGGGTGTGTCGCCGCATTTAGCGGCCGGCGACACACCGCCGCTTCCGGCGGCATATTACGGCAGCGTGACATATGATGATGGTAATCCGGTTCAGACGGGCACCATCGAAGCGGTTATCGACGGGGCCATTTGTGGACAAACAAGTATAAGCAACGGCTTTTACGGCTCACCAAATACTGGGGAGCAGAAGCTGGTTGTTCAATACCCGGAAAACATCCCAGGCAAAATTGTCTGTTTTATGGTAAACGGTGTTGAAGCAGGACAGTCTGTCGAATGGCAAAGCGGTACTAGTGTCAGGCTTGACCTTGTGGTTAACAAAGCTTCTTTACCCAAGGTGCCGGCGTTCAGCCCGAACGGCGGGATATTCACCAACAGCGTGACGGTAGGGATCGACAACATAGCGTCAGGCTGCGACGCGTACTACACCCTGGACGGCAGCGATCCGACATTGAGCGGCACAGTATACAAAACGCCGTTCACGCTGACAGCGTCCGGGACAGTAAAAGCAGCCGTGTACGACAGCAGTACGGGACTGTGGAGCAGTATAACAAGCGCGGCATTCACCATCAACAAGGCCGTCGGCGGTACCGTAAGAGGTTCGGTAGTCCCACAAGGCCTCAGTGCCGGCAAGTTTGCTGGAATAAATGTCATTCTGCTTAGCGGTAGTCAACAAATAAGCAGTACGTCAACATTAAACGATGGTTCTTACCAGATGGACAATGTGACGGAGGGTATTTACATTGTTATGATCAAAAGCGATAAGTACCTGAGCAGTAAAATTAACGGCGTTTCAGTTTCTGCCGGTTCAACAGTAAACTTAAGTCCGGTCAATTTACTGGTTGGCGATGCTAACGGTGATGACATGATCGGCGGCCTTGACTTCTCTGCCTTGCTTTCGGCATGGAATAAGAGTGAAGGACAGTCCGGATACAACCCGCTCAATGATTTCAACGGAGACAAATCAATAGGCGGCCTGGATTTCAGCCTGTTATTGCAGAACTGGAATAAAAAAGGCGCTACCATACCTTAG